Proteins from one Thaumasiovibrio subtropicus genomic window:
- a CDS encoding class I SAM-dependent methyltransferase: MTPEQLLKQLSLGQDGIYSAHFTNQEQSEEIKMREEVAKEVPQDYLDTLSIHHSIPVMDQEVTTFISQIPKNGFIIDVGGCWGWHWRTIEAQRPDLNIVIVDFIRTNLHYASQVLGDRINKNIYLVHGDATQLPFDHETFDGYWSVQALQHIPSFSIAISEAHRVLKSGGAFSNYSLNNQICVRSLYKILGKHYHLKGEVPGSFFLERASKAQYQSISATFGSRPTQRFTEVLFSPELKITSPGRLGSLLGKIDCLLSLNIPLFKGIARQHSFHCIKQRT; the protein is encoded by the coding sequence ATGACACCAGAACAACTTTTAAAACAGCTTTCGCTTGGACAAGATGGTATCTACTCCGCTCACTTTACCAACCAAGAACAAAGTGAAGAGATTAAGATGAGAGAGGAAGTGGCCAAAGAAGTTCCACAAGATTATCTTGATACTCTCTCAATTCATCATTCTATTCCAGTAATGGATCAAGAAGTCACCACGTTCATAAGCCAGATACCTAAAAATGGATTCATCATTGATGTTGGCGGATGTTGGGGCTGGCATTGGCGAACCATTGAAGCACAAAGACCAGATCTGAATATCGTCATCGTCGACTTTATTCGCACTAACCTTCATTACGCATCTCAAGTACTAGGCGACAGGATCAATAAAAACATCTATCTCGTCCATGGAGATGCAACTCAACTACCATTCGATCATGAAACCTTTGACGGATATTGGTCAGTTCAGGCTCTACAGCATATACCTAGTTTTTCTATAGCAATATCAGAAGCTCACCGCGTTTTAAAAAGTGGTGGCGCATTCTCGAATTATTCGTTAAATAACCAAATTTGCGTACGAAGCCTTTATAAAATATTGGGCAAACACTATCATTTAAAGGGAGAGGTTCCGGGTAGCTTTTTCTTAGAACGCGCATCGAAAGCGCAATATCAATCAATCAGTGCTACTTTCGGCTCCCGTCCTACGCAAAGATTCACAGAAGTACTTTTTAGTCCAGAACTAAAAATAACCTCCCCTGGCCGTCTTGGTAGCCTTTTAGGAAAGATAGACTGCCTGCTCTCTTTGAACATACCACTGTTCAAGGGTATTGCTCGACAGCACTCATTTCACTGCATTAAACAGCGAACTTAA
- a CDS encoding SulP family inorganic anion transporter, with protein MFKKRFDDINLKGDLFGGVTTAIISLPLALAFGVASGAGAEAGLWGAILVGLFAALFGGSSTLISEPTGPMTVIMTAILTTMMAKYPENGMAMGFTVVMMAGAFQMLLGTLKLGKYVTLMPYSVVSGFMSGIGVILIILQLSPLLGHPAPAGGVMGTLKALPDIVESMRFSELFLGGLTLAILFLLPKRYRRYVPAQLVALVAVTLLSIIIFDTDSIRRIGEIPVGLPSFVIPTINSEIFVNMVIDALVLGTLGCIDTLLTAVIADSLTRKEHDSDKELRGQGLANIIAGLFGALPGAGATMGTVTNIQVGARSPLSGATRAMVLAVVVLAAGGLTEPIPMAVLAGIAVYVGFNILDWSFIQRAHKVSLQGMGVMYGVMLLTVFVDLIVAVGLGVFISNIIIIERLSRVQARQVKAISDADDDSLPLTDSERGLLDKAEGKVLFFYLSGPMIFSVSKAISRQHSHIGDYEVMILDLTDVPMIDVTVGLALENAIKDAQEANCEVLLLCPNKRTREQLEKFHVLDLVADDCTFRFRYEALRSAVRYCEKTGKVVLNH; from the coding sequence GTGTTTAAAAAGCGGTTTGATGATATTAATTTGAAAGGCGATCTATTTGGCGGGGTGACCACCGCGATTATCTCCTTACCTCTCGCGCTGGCATTTGGTGTTGCGTCTGGTGCGGGTGCTGAAGCGGGATTATGGGGGGCGATCCTCGTTGGGTTGTTCGCTGCCCTTTTTGGTGGCTCATCCACCCTGATCTCTGAGCCGACTGGCCCAATGACAGTGATCATGACGGCGATCCTCACGACCATGATGGCAAAGTATCCCGAGAATGGGATGGCGATGGGCTTTACCGTGGTGATGATGGCTGGCGCCTTTCAGATGCTACTCGGTACCTTAAAGTTGGGGAAGTATGTCACCTTGATGCCTTATAGCGTGGTGTCCGGTTTTATGTCGGGGATCGGTGTCATCTTAATTATCCTTCAGCTCTCTCCGTTGCTCGGGCATCCTGCGCCTGCTGGTGGCGTGATGGGAACCTTAAAAGCGTTGCCCGATATTGTTGAATCAATGCGTTTTAGCGAGCTGTTTCTTGGTGGTTTAACACTCGCGATTCTGTTTTTGCTTCCCAAGCGTTATCGTCGTTATGTCCCCGCACAGCTAGTTGCATTGGTGGCAGTGACTTTACTCTCTATCATCATTTTCGATACCGACAGCATTCGCCGCATTGGTGAAATTCCTGTTGGTCTGCCATCTTTTGTGATCCCGACCATCAACAGTGAAATCTTCGTGAACATGGTGATTGATGCCCTTGTGCTCGGCACATTAGGTTGCATCGACACCTTGCTCACGGCGGTCATCGCTGATTCTTTAACCCGTAAAGAACATGACTCTGATAAAGAGCTGCGCGGGCAGGGGCTAGCCAACATCATTGCAGGCCTATTTGGTGCCTTGCCCGGCGCAGGCGCGACGATGGGCACCGTCACTAATATTCAAGTGGGCGCACGCTCGCCGTTATCCGGTGCAACCCGTGCGATGGTTCTTGCTGTGGTTGTACTGGCCGCTGGTGGTTTAACCGAACCGATCCCGATGGCGGTACTGGCAGGCATTGCAGTGTATGTGGGGTTCAACATTCTAGATTGGAGCTTCATTCAGCGCGCGCACAAAGTGAGTTTGCAAGGCATGGGCGTGATGTATGGCGTGATGTTGCTAACTGTATTCGTGGACTTGATTGTCGCGGTAGGGTTAGGGGTGTTTATCTCGAACATCATTATTATCGAGCGCCTCAGCCGTGTACAAGCGCGTCAGGTGAAAGCGATCAGTGATGCCGATGATGATAGCTTGCCATTGACCGACAGTGAGCGCGGCTTACTCGATAAAGCAGAAGGAAAAGTGCTGTTCTTCTACCTTTCTGGGCCGATGATCTTCAGTGTCTCTAAAGCGATATCGCGCCAGCATAGCCATATCGGTGATTATGAAGTGATGATCCTTGACCTCACGGACGTGCCGATGATTGACGTCACGGTTGGCTTGGCACTCGAAAATGCCATTAAAGATGCGCAAGAGGCAAACTGCGAGGTGTTGCTGCTGTGTCCGAACAAGCGCACACGAGAGCAGCTAGAGAAGTTCCACGTCCTCGACCTTGTGGCAGATGATTGCACCTTCCGATTCAGATATGAAGCGCTCCGCTCTGCCGTGCGCTACTGTGAGAAAACCGGCAAGGTGGTATTGAATCATTGA
- a CDS encoding cobalamin-binding protein → MPIATPQWPQRIICLTEETTEALYLMGEEDRIVGVSAYTVRPERAKREKTKVSAFVSARIEKILALKPDLVLAFSDIQADIVRDLVKEGIDVHCFNHRTLSETLQMIRTLSALIGEPQKGEQLVASLTQHLADIKASADALAHKPRVYFEEWFDPLITGITWVSELIELAGGIDCYQEFAKESLAKNRIIEHHEQVIEKQPDIIIASWCGRRFQKEKLTQREGWQRIPAIQNDDVYELNSSDILQPGPAALTDGVAQLHTIIKAWSERQ, encoded by the coding sequence ATGCCAATTGCAACGCCACAATGGCCACAACGCATCATTTGCTTAACAGAAGAGACCACAGAAGCGCTTTATCTCATGGGGGAAGAAGACAGAATTGTCGGGGTATCGGCCTACACCGTGCGGCCAGAGCGAGCCAAACGTGAAAAAACCAAGGTCTCTGCGTTTGTTAGCGCGCGGATTGAGAAAATCTTGGCATTGAAGCCGGATTTGGTATTGGCGTTCTCCGACATCCAAGCCGATATAGTCAGAGATTTGGTCAAAGAAGGCATTGATGTACATTGCTTCAACCATAGAACCTTGAGTGAAACACTGCAGATGATCCGCACCCTCAGCGCGCTGATCGGCGAGCCGCAAAAAGGGGAGCAACTTGTCGCCTCTCTCACACAACATCTTGCTGACATTAAGGCCAGTGCCGATGCCCTCGCGCACAAGCCGAGAGTCTATTTTGAGGAGTGGTTCGATCCACTCATTACGGGTATTACGTGGGTCAGTGAGCTCATTGAGTTAGCCGGAGGCATTGACTGCTATCAAGAATTTGCCAAAGAATCGTTGGCGAAAAACCGCATTATCGAGCACCACGAGCAGGTCATTGAAAAGCAACCCGATATCATTATCGCTTCTTGGTGTGGCCGACGTTTTCAAAAAGAGAAACTCACCCAACGGGAAGGTTGGCAACGTATTCCTGCCATCCAAAATGACGATGTCTATGAGCTGAACTCCAGCGATATCTTACAGCCTGGACCCGCCGCATTAACAGATGGTGTGGCACAACTGCACACCATCATTAAAGCGTGGAGTGAAAGGCAATAA